A single genomic interval of Nostoc commune NIES-4072 harbors:
- a CDS encoding DUF433 domain-containing protein: MFAETSSRYVTRNPEILSGEPIIIGTRTSVRAIVGLWRLGIMPEEILNHLPHLTLAQVFDALSFYLDHQAEINEYIERNRVPDELIHPSVKAILDTL, encoded by the coding sequence ATGTTTGCTGAAACCTCCTCGCGCTACGTTACCCGTAACCCGGAAATTTTGAGTGGAGAGCCAATTATTATAGGTACTCGGACATCTGTTCGTGCCATTGTCGGTTTGTGGCGGTTGGGGATTATGCCAGAAGAAATCCTGAACCACTTGCCACATCTGACGCTGGCACAAGTATTTGATGCCTTGAGTTTTTATCTCGATCATCAAGCAGAGATTAATGAATACATTGAGCGAAACCGAGTACCTGATGAATTAATACATCCATCTGTAAAAGCTATATTGGACACATTGTGA
- a CDS encoding DUF5615 family PIN-like protein has product MTTVFAALYSDEDMSALVATLLRSRGLDITTVPEQATLGKTDREQLEFATSVGRCILTHNRVDFERLHLQYIEENKEHFGIIVVPQKNAYEVAQRIGILVSTLTADEIRNQLLYG; this is encoded by the coding sequence GTGACGACAGTTTTTGCTGCACTTTACAGTGATGAGGATATGTCAGCGTTGGTTGCTACACTGTTACGTTCGCGCGGTCTGGATATCACAACTGTTCCTGAACAAGCAACACTCGGTAAAACTGACCGTGAGCAACTTGAATTTGCAACTTCTGTAGGCAGATGTATTCTGACACATAACCGTGTTGATTTTGAGCGGTTGCATCTCCAGTATATAGAAGAGAATAAAGAACATTTTGGGATTATCGTTGTGCCTCAGAAAAATGCTTATGAAGTCGCACAACGGATTGGGATTCTGGTAAGCACACTAACGGCTGATGAAATTAGGAATCAGTTGTTGTATGGATAA
- a CDS encoding chromate transporter has product MTQEAEDIHKEEEVVSYNVLTPKQQKQRLTELAAVFLRLGAIAFGGPAAHIAMMDNEVVNRRQWMSQEKLLDLLGITNLIPGPNSTELAIHIGYERAGWRGLLVAGSCFILPAMLIVWALAAVYARYQTVPQVEWLLYGIKPVIIAIVIQAVWNLGKKAAKDVPTIIAGMAGIAAYLAGLNEILVLILLGIAVMLVKNWQARGHTSGAFLLPISGILAQVGSTTAVTSVSWISVFVFFLKIGCVLYGSGYVLLAFLQRDLVERNHWLTSQQLLDAVAIGQFTPGPVFTTATFIGYLLAGNAGAIAATIGIFLPAFLLVWVVNPWVTKLRQSSWASGFLDGVNAASLGLMAGVTYTLGQAALVDWLTIIVAIVSVIAVFKFKINSAWLVLAGGAIGFASHILLS; this is encoded by the coding sequence GTGACACAAGAAGCTGAGGATATCCACAAAGAGGAAGAAGTAGTTTCCTATAACGTTTTGACTCCCAAACAACAGAAGCAGCGATTAACAGAACTGGCGGCGGTGTTTTTGCGATTGGGGGCGATCGCTTTTGGTGGCCCTGCTGCCCACATCGCCATGATGGACAATGAAGTGGTGAATCGCCGTCAGTGGATGAGCCAGGAGAAACTGCTAGATTTGCTGGGGATTACGAATTTGATTCCAGGCCCCAACTCGACGGAATTAGCGATTCACATTGGCTACGAACGAGCCGGATGGCGTGGGTTACTGGTTGCGGGTAGCTGCTTTATTCTCCCGGCGATGCTGATCGTTTGGGCATTAGCCGCCGTTTATGCACGTTATCAAACAGTCCCGCAAGTGGAATGGCTGCTCTATGGAATTAAACCTGTAATAATTGCGATCGTGATTCAGGCTGTGTGGAATCTGGGGAAAAAGGCAGCTAAAGATGTGCCGACAATCATTGCAGGGATGGCAGGAATCGCAGCGTATTTAGCTGGATTGAACGAAATTTTGGTGCTGATTTTACTAGGTATCGCTGTCATGCTAGTGAAGAATTGGCAAGCTAGAGGACACACAAGTGGAGCATTCCTGTTACCTATTTCAGGTATTCTGGCGCAGGTTGGTAGTACAACAGCAGTTACATCAGTCAGTTGGATTAGCGTCTTTGTCTTTTTTCTCAAAATTGGATGTGTTCTCTATGGCAGTGGTTATGTGTTGCTGGCATTTCTGCAACGGGATTTGGTCGAGCGCAACCATTGGCTGACATCACAGCAGCTTTTAGATGCCGTAGCGATCGGGCAGTTTACACCGGGGCCTGTTTTTACGACCGCAACCTTTATTGGGTATTTGCTAGCAGGGAATGCTGGGGCAATTGCTGCTACAATTGGCATTTTCTTGCCAGCTTTTCTGCTGGTTTGGGTAGTTAATCCTTGGGTTACTAAGTTGCGTCAATCTTCCTGGGCTAGTGGATTTCTGGATGGTGTGAATGCGGCTTCTCTCGGATTAATGGCAGGAGTAACTTACACATTAGGACAAGCCGCGCTAGTGGATTGGTTAACAATTATCGTAGCAATTGTGAGTGTGATCGCTGTGTTTAAATTTAAAATAAATTCTGCCTGGTTAGTACTGGCAGGAGGAGCGATCGGATTTGCTTCACACATATTATTAAGTTAA
- a CDS encoding S9 family peptidase, whose amino-acid sequence MSSAQAPSLPPLIPREILFGNPEKTSPQLSPDGKYLAYIAPDEKNVLQVWLRTIGQEDDQILTADKKRGIRIFFWTYNADQLIYMQDSDGDENFHLHLVNIHSKIVRDLTPFQGVKAELVELEPKFPDQMLVALNLNNPQKFDVYRINLKNGAVEFDTDNPGNIISWTSDADFQIRAATASAPDGGYDLLLQKPDKQWEILRHWGSEEEGNSVSFSADGKTLYIQGNHDANAKRLLAVDLDTRQETVIAEDQQYDVVGIIIQPLTRVVQAVSFYKDKQEWQVIDQSIAADFEEIAKVRPGEFSIISRDLEDKTWLVAYRTDDGPVYYYAYSRESKTNTFLFSNQPKLETLQLASMQPISYEARDGLTIHSYLTTPVGIPTQNLPTVLLVHGGPWARDTWGFSPTTQWLANRGYAVLQVNFRGSTGYGKAFLNAGNREWAAKMHDDLIDSVNWLIEKGISDPQKIAIMGGSYGGYATLVGLTFTPEIFAAGVDIVGPSNLITLIETIPPYWEPLKAMLYHRIGNLETEEEFLKSRSPLFFADRIQKPLLIGQGANDPRVKQSESDQIVNAMQQAGLPVQYALYTDEGHGFARPENRLHFFAIAEEFLAKYLGGRFEPLADIAGHSGIVK is encoded by the coding sequence ATGTCATCTGCTCAAGCGCCCTCTCTACCACCGCTAATTCCACGCGAAATTCTGTTTGGGAATCCCGAAAAAACTAGCCCACAACTCTCGCCTGATGGCAAGTACTTAGCATATATCGCCCCTGATGAGAAAAATGTCTTGCAGGTTTGGTTGCGAACTATAGGACAAGAAGACGACCAGATACTAACTGCCGATAAAAAGCGCGGTATCCGCATTTTCTTCTGGACTTATAACGCCGACCAGTTGATTTATATGCAAGACTCCGATGGCGACGAGAACTTTCACCTCCACTTGGTTAATATTCACTCTAAGATTGTGCGTGACTTAACGCCATTCCAGGGTGTAAAAGCCGAACTCGTGGAACTGGAACCCAAATTTCCAGATCAAATGCTGGTAGCTTTGAACTTGAACAATCCCCAAAAGTTTGACGTTTACCGCATCAACCTAAAAAATGGTGCAGTGGAGTTCGACACTGACAACCCCGGTAACATTATCAGTTGGACATCTGACGCTGATTTCCAAATACGGGCAGCAACAGCTAGCGCACCGGATGGTGGTTACGACCTCTTATTGCAGAAACCCGATAAACAGTGGGAAATTCTTCGCCACTGGGGGTCAGAGGAAGAAGGGAATTCTGTAAGTTTCTCGGCTGATGGTAAAACCCTTTATATTCAAGGGAATCACGACGCTAACGCCAAACGTCTGCTAGCTGTTGACTTAGACACCCGTCAAGAAACTGTCATTGCTGAAGATCAGCAGTATGACGTTGTGGGGATAATCATTCAGCCATTAACACGAGTTGTCCAAGCAGTTTCTTTCTACAAAGATAAACAGGAATGGCAAGTAATTGACCAGAGTATCGCCGCAGATTTTGAGGAAATTGCCAAGGTACGTCCTGGTGAATTCTCTATAATTAGCCGCGATTTGGAAGATAAAACTTGGCTCGTAGCTTATAGAACTGACGATGGCCCAGTTTATTACTATGCCTACAGCCGAGAGTCAAAAACTAACACCTTCCTTTTTAGCAACCAACCCAAACTCGAAACGTTGCAGTTAGCTTCAATGCAACCGATTTCTTACGAAGCGCGGGATGGTTTAACTATCCACAGTTACCTGACAACCCCTGTAGGAATACCTACACAGAATCTACCAACAGTACTTCTGGTTCATGGCGGCCCTTGGGCGCGGGATACTTGGGGTTTTTCTCCCACAACGCAATGGCTCGCTAACCGGGGTTATGCTGTTCTGCAAGTGAACTTTCGCGGTTCCACTGGTTACGGTAAAGCATTTTTGAATGCTGGAAATCGAGAATGGGCTGCTAAAATGCACGATGACTTGATTGACAGCGTGAACTGGTTAATAGAAAAAGGCATTTCCGACCCGCAAAAGATTGCAATTATGGGCGGTTCTTATGGAGGTTACGCTACTTTAGTAGGGTTGACTTTTACACCAGAAATCTTTGCGGCTGGTGTGGATATTGTAGGGCCGAGTAACCTGATTACTTTGATAGAAACTATACCGCCTTATTGGGAACCATTGAAGGCAATGCTTTATCATCGTATCGGTAACTTGGAGACAGAAGAGGAATTTTTGAAATCGCGATCGCCTTTATTTTTCGCTGACCGAATTCAAAAACCTTTACTCATCGGTCAAGGTGCAAATGATCCGCGAGTCAAACAATCAGAAAGCGATCAAATTGTCAATGCAATGCAGCAGGCTGGTTTGCCAGTGCAATATGCACTTTACACAGATGAAGGACATGGTTTTGCCAGACCAGAAAATCGGTTGCACTTTTTTGCGATCGCAGAAGAGTTTCTTGCCAAATACTTAGGCGGCAGATTTGAACCTTTGGCAGATATCGCCGGTCATTCAGGAATTGTTAAATAA
- a CDS encoding RecQ family ATP-dependent DNA helicase yields the protein MNQPTIKSWQEVLATFKKIWGYEDFRPPQGEIVSSLLSQKDALIIMPTGGGKSICFQLPALLQTGLTLVVSPLVALMENQVQELLQSNQKAALLHSELPSFQRRATLQALERQQLRLLYLSPETLLSAPVWERLCQPQLQINGLILDEAHCLVQWGDTFRPAYRRLGAVRPALLKSKPPGTKISIAAFTATADPLAQKIIQTVLQLQQPEIFRLNPYRPNLHPSVRIAWTPRGRKQQLLKFIQNRPQESGLVYVRTRKDSEDLAQWLADMGYATASYHAGLGASERREVEASWLGGKIPFVVCTCAFGMGINKSNVRWVAHFHAPHLLSEYVQEIGRAGRDGKPAEALTLVSEPTGWLDPEDKQRQEFFQEKMRSQQQIAQQLVKKLPKQGEVNAVTRQFPEGATALALLHSNGQLNWLDPFHYTIAQKAGNQPTTQLHAAKQMHQYLTTKQCRWQFLLNAFGFDKEAANLRCGHCDNCRQ from the coding sequence ATGAATCAGCCTACAATAAAATCTTGGCAAGAAGTTCTCGCTACATTTAAAAAAATCTGGGGTTATGAAGATTTCCGTCCGCCACAAGGAGAGATTGTCAGCAGTTTATTGTCACAAAAAGATGCGCTGATTATTATGCCTACAGGTGGAGGAAAGTCGATTTGTTTTCAACTTCCTGCACTATTACAAACAGGATTAACTTTGGTAGTTTCGCCCTTAGTAGCGTTGATGGAAAATCAAGTACAGGAACTATTACAAAGTAACCAAAAAGCAGCACTTTTACATAGTGAATTACCTTCATTTCAACGCCGTGCAACTCTGCAAGCTTTAGAACGTCAACAGCTAAGATTGCTTTATTTATCGCCAGAAACTTTGCTAAGTGCGCCAGTGTGGGAGAGATTATGTCAGCCGCAATTGCAAATTAATGGCTTAATTTTGGATGAAGCCCATTGTTTAGTTCAGTGGGGAGATACGTTTCGCCCAGCTTATCGCAGATTAGGGGCTGTGCGTCCGGCATTGCTAAAATCAAAACCACCAGGAACAAAAATCAGCATCGCCGCTTTTACTGCGACTGCTGACCCGTTAGCGCAAAAAATTATTCAAACAGTTTTACAATTACAGCAACCAGAAATTTTTCGGTTGAATCCCTACCGTCCGAACTTGCATCCCAGCGTTCGCATTGCTTGGACACCACGAGGTAGAAAACAACAATTATTAAAGTTTATTCAAAATAGACCGCAAGAATCGGGGTTAGTTTATGTTCGCACCAGAAAAGATAGCGAAGATTTAGCCCAATGGTTAGCAGACATGGGTTATGCAACAGCTAGTTACCATGCAGGATTAGGTGCAAGCGAACGCCGTGAAGTAGAAGCAAGCTGGTTAGGTGGCAAAATTCCTTTTGTTGTGTGTACCTGTGCCTTTGGTATGGGGATTAATAAAAGTAATGTCCGTTGGGTTGCCCATTTTCACGCGCCACATTTGTTATCTGAATATGTGCAAGAAATTGGCCGCGCTGGAAGGGATGGGAAACCAGCCGAAGCACTGACATTGGTAAGTGAACCTACAGGATGGTTAGATCCAGAGGATAAGCAAAGACAGGAGTTTTTTCAAGAAAAAATGCGATCGCAACAACAAATAGCGCAGCAACTTGTGAAAAAATTACCTAAACAGGGAGAAGTGAATGCAGTAACCCGACAATTTCCTGAAGGTGCTACGGCGCTAGCTTTACTCCACAGCAACGGTCAGCTAAACTGGCTTGATCCTTTTCATTACACCATTGCTCAAAAAGCCGGAAATCAGCCAACGACCCAATTACACGCTGCTAAACAGATGCATCAATATTTAACAACTAAGCAGTGTCGTTGGCAGTTTTTGTTAAATGCCTTTGGTTTTGACAAAGAAGCTGCTAACTTGCGTTGCGGACATTGCGATAATTGCCGTCAATGA
- a CDS encoding hybrid sensor histidine kinase/response regulator, which yields MKGTRSLLAPYAVTLLAVGSALQLTLLLQPLLKPTIFLLFFPAVAVSTWYGGMKTGLLGTALSTLAVSYFFLKLKPVFSVFVDNLDSIVRLGLFMLVTIFISLLTSELRTAKQHLQMSLQKLQVSEAKFRRLVESNIIGVIVANMDGAMPTAGYAYAEANDVFLAMVGYSREDLLAGLRWRDMIPPEYIEANNSAIAELKTKGVCQPFENEYIRKDKSRVPILLGCALLENNPEHVICFVLDLSERKQVELALSKSEERYRAFLEQSSEGIWCMELEVPISPDCPEDEQIQHFYQYGYLGECNNAMAQMYGFSRAEEIISARLGDFLVPSDPHNIAYLCNFIRSNYRIIDAESHEIDKQGNSKYFLNNLVGIVENGLLVRAWGTQRDITERKQVEAALCQREDQLRLITNAVPVQISYVDGEQRYRFNNKGYKDWYGISTSEIYGKHIREIVGESVYQSILPYIETVLSGEQVTYETQVPDKDGTNHYVNVTYVPQFSQQGKVEGFVALITDITLHKLAEAALKQSEKRLRTLTEKVRVIPWEVNATTGNFTYVGPQTVDILGYPLLDWYTENFWEKYMHPEDRKWAIQYCQESSLSLNNYEFEYRMLAADGRVVWLYDIVNVVRDENGRPQLLHGFMIDITDVLRQAASRLRKQAEQEREQLLEREQAARADAEAANRMKDEFLATLSHELRTPLNAILGWTQLLRNRKFDETTTARALQTIERNTKSLTQLIEDVLDVSRIIRGTLHLNIHQVKLVPLVQAAIDTVYPAAQAKEISINCQFDPELGVVVGDASRLQQVVWNLLSNAVKFTPKGGRIDVQLKRIESCVQIRVSDTGVGIAAEFLSHVFERFRQEDSSITRSHGGLGLGLAIVRHLVELHGGTVSAESPGIGQGATFIVNLPMKAVYVEANTAEQLSSVADTQDANNYLPKLDDLRVLIVDDEADARHLLTMILGQYGAQVMAAPSASDALLALQEFRPHVLVSDIGMPQEDGYTLIRQVRALPADQGGRIPAVALTAYARAEDRTQALLAGFQLHVPKPVNPGELAAVIANLTGRT from the coding sequence TTGAAAGGAACACGTTCCCTTCTAGCGCCCTATGCTGTGACATTATTAGCTGTTGGTAGCGCATTGCAACTAACACTATTGCTACAGCCACTACTGAAGCCAACTATTTTTCTGCTATTTTTTCCTGCCGTAGCGGTTAGTACCTGGTATGGCGGTATGAAAACAGGGTTACTAGGTACTGCTTTGTCTACTTTAGCCGTCAGCTACTTTTTTTTAAAGCTAAAGCCAGTGTTTTCGGTCTTTGTTGATAATCTTGACAGCATAGTGCGGTTAGGCTTGTTTATGCTGGTGACAATATTCATCAGCTTGCTCACCTCAGAGTTACGCACTGCTAAACAACATCTTCAAATGAGTTTGCAGAAGCTACAGGTGAGCGAGGCAAAATTTAGAAGGTTGGTAGAATCCAACATCATTGGGGTAATTGTAGCCAATATGGACGGGGCGATGCCTACGGCGGGCTACGCCTACGCAGAAGCTAACGATGTCTTTTTAGCAATGGTAGGTTATTCGCGGGAGGATTTGCTAGCAGGGCTTCGATGGCGCGACATGATACCACCAGAATATATTGAAGCTAACAACAGTGCGATCGCAGAACTCAAAACCAAAGGCGTGTGTCAGCCTTTTGAGAACGAATACATCCGCAAAGATAAGAGCCGCGTTCCCATTCTATTAGGTTGCGCCTTATTAGAAAATAATCCAGAGCATGTTATCTGTTTTGTACTTGATTTAAGCGAACGCAAACAAGTAGAGCTTGCCCTTTCCAAAAGCGAAGAACGCTACCGCGCTTTTTTAGAGCAGAGTTCAGAAGGTATTTGGTGCATGGAATTGGAAGTACCAATTTCGCCAGATTGTCCTGAAGATGAACAAATTCAACATTTTTATCAATATGGTTACTTAGGGGAATGCAACAATGCTATGGCGCAGATGTATGGCTTTTCTCGTGCCGAAGAAATTATCAGCGCCAGACTAGGAGACTTTCTCGTTCCCTCCGATCCACATAATATTGCATATCTATGTAATTTTATTCGTTCTAACTACCGAATTATTGATGCAGAGTCTCATGAAATAGATAAGCAAGGTAATTCCAAATATTTTTTGAATAATCTGGTGGGAATTGTTGAAAATGGCCTTTTAGTCAGAGCATGGGGAACTCAACGCGACATCACAGAACGCAAGCAAGTAGAAGCAGCACTGTGTCAACGAGAAGATCAACTCCGCCTGATTACAAATGCTGTACCCGTCCAGATTTCCTATGTTGATGGCGAACAGCGTTATCGCTTTAATAACAAAGGATATAAAGACTGGTATGGAATTTCTACTTCAGAAATTTATGGTAAACACATAAGAGAAATTGTCGGAGAATCTGTTTATCAGTCAATTCTTCCTTATATAGAAACAGTACTTTCAGGAGAACAAGTAACTTACGAAACCCAAGTACCCGATAAAGATGGCACAAACCATTATGTGAATGTCACTTATGTTCCTCAGTTCAGTCAGCAAGGAAAAGTTGAAGGATTTGTTGCCCTAATCACAGATATTACACTTCATAAATTAGCAGAAGCAGCTCTCAAACAGAGCGAAAAACGGTTAAGGACACTCACAGAAAAAGTCCGCGTGATTCCTTGGGAGGTAAATGCTACTACCGGAAATTTTACTTATGTAGGGCCGCAAACCGTTGATATTCTTGGCTATCCTTTGTTAGACTGGTACACCGAAAATTTCTGGGAAAAATACATGCATCCAGAAGATCGAAAGTGGGCTATCCAGTATTGCCAAGAATCTTCTTTATCATTGAATAATTACGAATTTGAATATAGAATGTTGGCTGCTGATGGCAGAGTCGTATGGTTGTATGACATTGTTAATGTGGTGCGGGATGAGAATGGGCGGCCGCAACTATTACATGGATTCATGATTGATATTACCGATGTCTTGCGACAAGCCGCTTCGCGTCTACGCAAGCAAGCAGAGCAAGAACGTGAACAATTGCTTGAACGCGAACAAGCAGCACGCGCCGATGCTGAAGCTGCGAACCGGATGAAGGATGAATTTCTCGCCACACTCTCCCATGAACTCCGCACACCCTTAAACGCCATATTGGGCTGGACGCAGCTACTTAGGAATCGCAAGTTTGATGAAACTACTACTGCGCGGGCACTACAGACAATCGAGCGTAACACCAAATCCCTCACTCAACTAATCGAAGATGTCTTAGATGTCTCACGGATTATTAGAGGCACACTCCATCTAAATATTCATCAGGTAAAACTTGTACCACTTGTACAGGCAGCAATCGATACTGTGTACCCAGCAGCCCAGGCCAAAGAGATTAGCATAAACTGTCAATTCGACCCGGAATTAGGGGTGGTTGTGGGTGATGCCAGCCGCTTGCAACAAGTTGTCTGGAATTTGCTCTCCAACGCCGTTAAGTTTACACCCAAGGGGGGAAGAATTGATGTGCAATTAAAGCGTATTGAATCTTGCGTGCAAATTCGGGTGAGCGATACAGGAGTAGGAATTGCTGCCGAATTCCTGTCCCATGTATTTGAACGCTTTCGTCAAGAAGACAGTTCGATCACGCGATCGCATGGTGGATTAGGATTAGGGTTAGCGATCGTCCGCCATTTAGTAGAATTACACGGCGGCACAGTCTCTGCCGAAAGTCCAGGAATTGGACAGGGGGCGACATTCATTGTCAATTTGCCAATGAAAGCCGTCTATGTTGAGGCTAATACCGCAGAGCAGCTTTCATCTGTTGCAGATACCCAAGACGCTAACAATTACCTGCCAAAGCTAGATGACTTGCGGGTGCTGATTGTTGATGATGAGGCCGACGCGCGTCATTTGCTCACCATGATTCTGGGACAGTATGGGGCCCAAGTCATGGCTGCTCCATCTGCAAGCGATGCACTGCTGGCCCTGCAAGAATTTCGCCCCCATGTACTGGTAAGCGATATTGGTATGCCACAAGAAGACGGCTACACACTAATTCGTCAAGTCAGGGCACTACCAGCAGACCAAGGTGGGCGAATTCCAGCAGTAGCGCTGACAGCCTATGCTAGGGCAGAAGATCGGACACAAGCTTTATTAGCAGGCTTTCAACTCCATGTCCCCAAACCAGTCAATCCGGGCGAGTTAGCAGCCGTAATTGCCAACCTTACGGGACGTACTTGA
- a CDS encoding DEAD/DEAH box helicase encodes MARTPTLNFDRGTLILHPPPRGKGWMDYATWDDRVEKFRIPAIRYRSLVEALQAEDVNFIDEAKQFYPVDLVPSLEMEPYPHQTEALTAWKLAGRQGVVVLPTAAGKTYLAQMAMQSTPRTTLIVVPTLDLMHQWYAHLVAAFPDAEVGLLGGGSRDRTAILVATYDSAAIHAETLGNQYGLIVFDECHHLPTDFNRVIAEYAIAPYRLGLSATPERTDGKHAELNILIGQEVYRKRAEDLAGKALAEHEIVQIKVKLSQLERERYNQLIQTRNDFLKQSKISLGSLQGWQMFVQMSARSQSGRRAMLAHREAKDIALGTDGKLRILIDLLAEHYPARILIFTADNTTVYRISQELLIPAITHQTPVKERHEILTNFREGKYNTLVASHVLNEGVDVPAATVAIILSGTGSAREYTQRLGRILRKGNIENKQAILYEVVAEDTSEEGTSARRRGQGDKGTRGQGEKKGNLQVVYGSGKERSLKAAEQLEINYSIQNPKSKIQNSADVTDRLTDASPKRRGDHSEETED; translated from the coding sequence ATGGCTCGTACTCCTACATTAAATTTTGATCGCGGCACATTAATTTTGCATCCACCGCCACGCGGCAAAGGTTGGATGGATTATGCTACATGGGATGATAGAGTTGAAAAATTCCGCATTCCCGCAATTAGATACCGATCGCTAGTGGAAGCACTACAAGCGGAAGATGTGAATTTTATCGATGAGGCAAAGCAATTTTATCCTGTAGATTTGGTTCCTAGTCTAGAAATGGAACCCTATCCCCACCAAACTGAAGCGCTAACAGCTTGGAAACTGGCGGGTAGACAAGGGGTTGTTGTGCTTCCCACGGCGGCGGGAAAGACTTATTTAGCGCAAATGGCGATGCAGTCAACGCCGCGCACGACGCTAATTGTGGTGCCAACTTTGGATTTAATGCACCAGTGGTATGCACACTTGGTAGCAGCTTTCCCCGATGCTGAGGTGGGATTGTTGGGTGGTGGTTCGCGGGATAGAACAGCAATTCTCGTTGCAACTTATGATAGTGCAGCAATTCACGCTGAGACGTTGGGAAATCAATATGGTTTGATTGTTTTTGATGAATGTCATCATTTACCCACAGATTTTAATCGGGTGATTGCTGAATATGCGATCGCACCTTATCGCTTGGGACTCTCCGCGACACCAGAACGCACCGATGGTAAACACGCTGAGTTAAATATCCTCATTGGTCAAGAAGTATATCGCAAACGCGCTGAAGATTTGGCGGGAAAGGCGTTAGCAGAACATGAAATTGTTCAAATTAAGGTAAAGTTATCGCAACTTGAGCGGGAAAGATACAATCAACTAATTCAAACCCGCAATGATTTTTTAAAGCAATCAAAGATTTCTTTGGGAAGTTTACAAGGTTGGCAAATGTTCGTGCAAATGAGCGCTAGATCGCAATCTGGACGTAGGGCTATGTTAGCGCATCGAGAAGCGAAAGATATCGCTTTGGGTACTGATGGAAAGTTGCGAATTTTGATTGATTTATTGGCAGAACATTATCCAGCAAGAATTTTGATTTTTACTGCTGATAATACGACGGTTTATCGCATTTCTCAAGAGTTGCTAATTCCGGCAATTACTCATCAAACTCCTGTGAAAGAACGCCATGAGATATTAACAAACTTTCGAGAGGGTAAATATAATACTTTGGTTGCTTCTCATGTGTTGAATGAAGGGGTTGATGTACCGGCGGCAACTGTTGCAATTATTTTATCGGGAACGGGTTCGGCTAGAGAGTATACTCAGCGATTGGGTAGGATTTTACGAAAGGGGAATATTGAGAATAAGCAGGCGATTTTGTATGAGGTGGTGGCGGAGGATACGAGTGAGGAGGGGACTTCGGCTAGGAGAAGAGGACAAGGGGACAAGGGGACAAGGGGACAAGGGGAGAAGAAAGGAAATTTGCAGGTTGTGTATGGGAGTGGGAAGGAACGGAGTTTGAAGGCTGCGGAACAGTTAGAAATTAATTATTCAATCCAAAATCCAAAATCTAAAATCCAAAATTCAGCAGATGTTACCGACAGACTTACTGATGCATCGCCAAAACGGAGAGGAGATCATTCCGAAGAGACTGAAGATTGA